A genomic region of Fusarium falciforme chromosome 4, complete sequence contains the following coding sequences:
- a CDS encoding Uridylate kinase: MAARMPLLSGRFVASRLSPRASSSLSLPTRPSLAIPRGFRTAQRGRQYSSQPPKRNDAVKFWPFLVVIAVGSLGYVGLVNRRKDMPSQPQLEAPAAPAGQLAEPAKSTPTFKPEDVTVIFVLGGPGAGKGTQCSKLVEEHGFTHLSAGDLLRAEQQRPGSQFGELIKDYIKNGLIVPMEVTIALLENAMTEVIQKSGDKKGRFLIDGFPRKMDQAVKFEETVCPAKLVLFFDCPEDVMEKRLLERGKTSGRSDDNAESIRKRFRTFIETSMPVVDHFEKEGKVVKLDATPTPNEVFATTQKVLTQRLGPSF; the protein is encoded by the exons ATGGCTGCACGCATGCCCCTCCTCTCGGGGCGATTCGTCGCTTCTCGCCTGTCCCCTCGAGCTTCATCCTCCCTGTCCCTGCCGACTCGCCCGTCCCTGGCTATCCCGCGCGGTTTTCGTACAGCTCAACGCGGCCGTCAATACTCGTCTCAGCCACCGAAGCGCAACGACGCTGTCAAGTTCTGGCCTTTTCTTGTCGTCATCGCTGTAGGCTCTCTCGGCTACGTGGGTCTTGTCAACCGCCGTAAAG ACATGCCTTCGCAACCTCAACTCGAAGCCCCCGCGGCCCCCGCTGGACAGCTTGCCGAGCCCGCAAAGTCCACTCCCACTTTCAAGCCTGAGGATGTGACTGTCATCTTTGTCCTCGGCGGTCCTGGCGCCGGCAAGGGAACTCAGTGCTCGAAGCTCGTTGAGGAGCACGGCTTCACTCACCTTTCCGCCGGCGATCTCCTCCGCGCCGAGCAGCAGCGCCCCGGCTCCCAGTTCGGCGAGCTGATCAAGGACTACATCAAGAACGGCCTTATCGTCCCTATGGAGGTCACTATTGCGCTTCTCGAGAACGCCATGACCGAGGTCATCCAAAAGTCCGGCGACAAGAAGGGCCGCTTCCTGATCGATGGCTTCCCCCGCAAGATGGACCAGGCTGTCAAGTTCGAGGAGACTGTTTGCCCCGCCAAGCTTGTCCTCTTCTTTGACTGCCCCGAGGATGTCATGGAAAAGCGCCTGCTTGAGCGCGGTAAGACCAGCGGCCGATCAGACGACAACGCCGAGAGCATCCGCAAGCGATTCCGCACCTTTATCGAGACTAGCATGCCCGTCGTCGACCACTTtgagaaggagggcaaggtggTCAAGCTGGATGCCACTCCTACACCCAACGAGGTCTTTGCCACCACTCAAAAG